CTGCTCGGGTCGACCGCGAGCACGCCGACGCGGTGGCCGGCGGCGGTCAGCCGCGACCCGAGGGCCTCGATGAACGTGGACTTCCCGACCCCGGGCACGCCGGAGATGCCGACGCGCACGGCGGGCGAGCGCACGCCCGACCGCTCACCGGTGAGCTCGGTCAGCAGCTCGCGGGCCGCCGTACGACGCTCGGGCTTGGCCGACTCGACCAGGGTGATCGCCTGCGCGACCGCCGCGCGACGTCCCCCGCGGACCCCGTCGACGAGCGAGGCGACGTCAACGGGCATCAATGCCCGAGCTGCTCGCGCAGCTTGGCCAGGAGGGCGAGGGCCGACTCGGCGATGACGGTGCCGGGCAGGAACACCGCGGCGGCGCCCATCTCCTGGAGCACCGGCACGTCGTCGGGCGGGATGACGCCGCCGATGACGGTCATGATGTCGGGCCTCCCCTGCTCGGCGAGCGCGGTCTTGAGCGCCGGCAGCAGCGTGAGGTGGCCGGCGGCCAGCGAGCTGACCCCGACGATGTGGACGTCGGCGTCGACGGCCTGCTGGGCGACCTCCTCGGGCGTGGAGAACAGCGGGCCGACGTCGACGTCGAAGCCCAGGTCGGCGAACGCCGAGACGATGACCTTCTGGCCGCGGTCGTGACCGTCCTGGCCCATCTTGGCGACGAGGATGCGCGGGCGGCGCCCCTCGGCCTCCTCGAACTCGGCGGTGGCGTCGAGGACCTGCGTGAGCAGGGTGCCGTCGCCCTCGCCGGCCGTGTCGCGGTACACGCCGGAGATCGTACGGATGACCGCCTGGTGGCGGCCGTAGACCTTCTCGAGGGCGTCGGAGATCTCGCCGACGGTCGCCTTGGCCCGCGCGGCGTCGACCGCGAGTGCGAGCAGGTTGCCGTCGAGGGAACCCTTGGCCGCGCCGCGGTCAGCACTGTTGGTCAACGCTTCGAGAGCACTGCTCACCGCGTTGTCGTCCCGCTCGGCGCGCAGACGCTCCAGCTTGGCGACCTGCTGGCGGTAGACGTCGTCGTTGTCGACGCGCAGCACGTCGAGCTTGTCCTCGGCGGCGAGCCGGAAGGTGTTGACGCCGATGACCTTCTGGGCACCGGAGTCGATGCGGGCCTGGGTGCGCGCGGCCGCCTCCTCGATGCGCATCTTGGGGATGCCCTGCTCGATGGCCTTCGCCATGCCGCCGGCCTGCTCGGCCTCCTGGATGTGCGCCCAGGCCTTCTCGGCGAGGTCGTGGGTGAGGCGCTCGACGTAGTAGGAGCCGGCCCACGGGTCGATCGTGCCGGTGGTGCCGGACTCCTGCTGCAGCAGCAGCTGGGTGTTGCGCGCGATGCGGGCGGAGAAGTCGGTGGGCAGCGCGATGGCCTCGTCGAGGGCGTTGGTGTGCAGGCTCTGGGTGTGGCCCTGGGTGGCTGCCATCGCCTCGATCGCCGTGCGCCCGACGTTGTTGAAGACGTCCTGCGCGGTCAGCGACCAGCCGGAGGTCTGCGAGTGGGTGCGCAACGAGAGCGACTTGGGGTTCTGCGGAGCGAAGTCGCGCACCAGCCGTGACCACAGCGCACGAGCGGCGCGCAGCTTGGCGACCTCCATGTAGAAGTTCATCCCGATGGCCCAGAAGAAGCTCAACCGTGGGGCGAACTGGTCGATCGTCATCCCGGTCTCGAGGCCGGCGCGGATGTACTCGACCCCGTCGGCGAGCGTGTAGGCCAGCTCGAGGTCGGCCGTCGCCCCGGCCTCCTGGATGTGGTAGCCGGAGATCGAGATCGAGTTGAAGCGCGGCATCTTCGCCGAGGTGTAGCTGAAGATGTCGGAGATGATCCGCATCGACGGCGCCGGCGGGTAGATGTAGGTGTTGCGGACCATGAACTCCTTGAGGATGTCGTTCTGGATCGTCCCCGCGAGCTGCTCCGGCCTCACCCCCTGCTCCTCGGCCGCCGCGATGTAGAGCGCGAGCACCGGCAGCACCGCGCCGTTCATCGTCATCGACACCGACATCTCGTCGAGCGGGATGCCGTCGAACAGGGTGCGGGTGTCGTAGATCGAGTCGATCGCCACGCCCGCCATGCCGACGTCGCCACGCACCCGCGGGTGATCGGAGTCGTAGCCGCGGTGGGTCGCCAGGTCGAAGGCGACCGACAGGCCCTTCTGGCCCGCCGCGAGGTTGCGGCGGTAGAACGCGTTGGACGCCTCGGCGGTGGAGAAGCCGGCGTACTGGCGGACCGTCCACGGCTGCGTGGTGTACATCGTCGGGTAGGGCCCACGCAGGAACGGGCTCAGGCCCGGCCAGGTGTCGAGGGCGTCGAGGCCCTCGAGGTGCTCGGGTCCGTAGACCGGCAGGATGTCGATGCCCTCGGGGCTGGTCCACGCCTTGCCAACGCCCCTCGAGCCACCCTCGGTGGTCGAGCTTGTCGAGACCCCGCGCAGCGGCAGGCCGGAGAAGGACTTCGGTACGCCGCTCATGACAGGGCCTCTCTCGTGCGGGCCAGGAACGCGAGCGCATCGACACCCATCGCGCAGGAGTCGTCGGCCACGTCGAAGAGGTCGGTGGTCGAGCTTGTCGAGGCCCCCGCGACGACGACCCGGGTCGCCCCGGCCTCGCGCAGCGCGCTCGCCGCGACCTCGCCCCACTCGGCGTACGCCGCGTCGGCGCCGGCCAGGCAGACCACCGCCTGCCCGTCGTACGCCGCGACGAGGGCCGCCACGGAGTCGGTCGGGCCCGCGACGTCGACGGCCACGCCGCCGGCCGCGAACAGGTTGGTGGCGAAGGTGGCGCGGGCCGTGTGGGCGGCGACCGGGCCGAGCGTGGCGAGGAAGACGTGGGCGGCCGGCGGGTCGTCGCGCAGTGCCTCGAAGCTGGCGCCGTAGGCCCGGACCCCGGTGGTCGAGCCCGTCGGGACCCGCTCGGGCAGCGTCTCGTCGAGGTGGGGGAACTCGCTGAGGCCGGTGAGCGGCCGTTTGCGGGTGGCGACGAGCCTCTCGCGGGCGGCGACGACGTCGGCGATCGCCGCGTCCCACGCATCGCCCGCGCCACCGTCCTCCAGCTCGCCCAGGACGG
The Nocardioides plantarum genome window above contains:
- the scpA gene encoding methylmalonyl-CoA mutase encodes the protein MSGVPKSFSGLPLRGVSTSSTTEGGSRGVGKAWTSPEGIDILPVYGPEHLEGLDALDTWPGLSPFLRGPYPTMYTTQPWTVRQYAGFSTAEASNAFYRRNLAAGQKGLSVAFDLATHRGYDSDHPRVRGDVGMAGVAIDSIYDTRTLFDGIPLDEMSVSMTMNGAVLPVLALYIAAAEEQGVRPEQLAGTIQNDILKEFMVRNTYIYPPAPSMRIISDIFSYTSAKMPRFNSISISGYHIQEAGATADLELAYTLADGVEYIRAGLETGMTIDQFAPRLSFFWAIGMNFYMEVAKLRAARALWSRLVRDFAPQNPKSLSLRTHSQTSGWSLTAQDVFNNVGRTAIEAMAATQGHTQSLHTNALDEAIALPTDFSARIARNTQLLLQQESGTTGTIDPWAGSYYVERLTHDLAEKAWAHIQEAEQAGGMAKAIEQGIPKMRIEEAAARTQARIDSGAQKVIGVNTFRLAAEDKLDVLRVDNDDVYRQQVAKLERLRAERDDNAVSSALEALTNSADRGAAKGSLDGNLLALAVDAARAKATVGEISDALEKVYGRHQAVIRTISGVYRDTAGEGDGTLLTQVLDATAEFEEAEGRRPRILVAKMGQDGHDRGQKVIVSAFADLGFDVDVGPLFSTPEEVAQQAVDADVHIVGVSSLAAGHLTLLPALKTALAEQGRPDIMTVIGGVIPPDDVPVLQEMGAAAVFLPGTVIAESALALLAKLREQLGH